The Mammaliicoccus sciuri genome window below encodes:
- a CDS encoding phage tail spike protein, whose product MIHVLNFNSEIIDFISQDDSAIIRAKHTRSKEDKSELLNITLLSERAEHFKERNRVIIQDKTNAYREFIINRIEEEGKYLEIECDASYVEDIGKAKPIPAGKFTKMTVNEALSETLRDSGWEEGLCEYGGIKSMSWTSVRTPHEMIGQLTTTYKLEPDYEIEIEGNEVIRRKVNMLQPKPLFEGKEIVYGKDLISMKRTVDMSEVKTALYAEGPEKEDGSRISVAIVDKDAQEQFGLPERYLWGFYKPESDDQNMTLERLTTLTKTELNKRKSSALSYEIEAFDLEKEYPYEIIRFGDIVRIKNPDYTPSLYAESEVIGFTHELISDELTWNFGNIVEYKEDDLLKYFRSRMEEIEKKLNNNINNSNTIITDRIEEEIERLQRTIHRGATPPPSPEEGDFWYDTTNPKVAVLREFVDGEWRNASAHDVEQIGGMTKEAIIYNEINGTFLSISVQHAKVTNEVYEVLNSEYLVDEDIRDWLNNELNILLEIYSNISSSLDSMTQETATIGKLMDTQAMIVQYRGQAYALNTALLNARQAIDERFKLLQSQYTDEKYNEAMQKVADVIGGTYDAETGQLIADIPSKETLEEMRVTIESAMNNMSQENEAKLQELQNGITQTNQRITSTEEQLSAGITSVTKKVDGMQVGGRNLLQSFTEKDRNNINPNIRSTQSFDFTGWATELYSANYLKNVLKEGKTYTLSFELEITALATSEMTYSKSHGMLFHIVGGSRSNFINTRQSLEREIGNKMIVKHTFTINTLYDYRLLAYTGRYTADGTANGLPVTYNKVRITNLKLEEGNIATAWTPAPEDSDKQLSDIKTSVQTQSADIKVLKDGILLKADSTEVTKIYDNYLTPLQTQVNQQKATLDILPSQIAAKVSQSQYTADMNNVVGRLNTADSERTQLGNEIRDRVTLNEYQTTKDKINNLKVGGKNLVLDSYGKYTNHTTYGKFYDLSEDWIVGETYTVTIKGQPNTNHFFGVYTDDGYAHLCNLEYNQKLDLWIGTGVAKASTRNKPKQVSIYDMPKDGNYNATIQWIQVEKGTIYTDYNKAPEDTAERLKTMETGIEQNGIDISLRAKETDLNKTKQTLSKIAAEILVNTTTGVTLKYDENGTVSDVTVGPSGVKLNTNVFEINDGDVIVKNGVTTIKDAYIDKLFSKQATINYLNSVDITAKRIEAKDNKASVNIENGTITMTRADGHKLDMGINGIEMLNPDGSKRFSMDRLLVTSAALGTSNSNVYLAAQQGFEVRAVDITQIPSDGAWDSYRYVPIRADSFIGNKVMTNGGTNLYLGSDAEVRVTSRGGYNGTDTIYRDVRALGFYGNYLDSNYVTAGQNIYIRPDRGSEVRFTVRGTTDSYVDIRGGTGWLASVSHRDSNARFYIGSDNGVRITGRSLYNGGDIIWRDLAANGLYANFLEINPNTNASNLYLRANNEVRITKRNSTNSYIPIRAASATWTSSERYKYDIENWDIDVLEHLVDRVQLYSYKLYSEMEEDSQRVRHGVVLERETPDEWKNGDGVDSYEMTAWCLKAIQELTKKVRALETELEAKL is encoded by the coding sequence TTGATACATGTACTTAATTTCAATAGTGAGATTATTGATTTTATCAGTCAAGATGATTCTGCAATCATTCGTGCAAAACACACTAGAAGTAAAGAAGACAAAAGTGAACTGTTAAATATCACACTTCTTTCTGAGCGTGCTGAACATTTTAAAGAGCGTAATCGTGTCATCATACAGGATAAAACCAATGCTTATCGAGAGTTTATTATTAATCGAATTGAAGAAGAAGGTAAGTATTTAGAAATTGAATGTGATGCATCTTATGTCGAAGATATCGGAAAAGCTAAGCCAATACCTGCAGGTAAATTCACCAAAATGACAGTGAATGAAGCATTATCAGAAACTTTAAGAGATTCTGGTTGGGAAGAAGGTTTATGTGAATATGGTGGTATTAAATCCATGTCATGGACATCTGTTAGAACACCACATGAAATGATTGGTCAGTTAACCACAACTTATAAATTAGAGCCAGATTATGAAATAGAAATAGAAGGCAATGAAGTCATTAGAAGAAAAGTGAATATGTTACAACCTAAACCTTTATTTGAAGGTAAAGAGATTGTATATGGTAAAGATTTAATTTCTATGAAACGTACTGTTGATATGTCAGAAGTTAAAACTGCATTATATGCAGAAGGTCCAGAAAAAGAAGATGGATCCAGAATAAGTGTGGCTATAGTGGATAAAGATGCGCAAGAACAATTTGGTTTGCCAGAACGTTATCTTTGGGGATTTTATAAACCTGAATCTGATGATCAAAACATGACACTTGAGAGATTGACAACACTCACAAAAACAGAACTAAATAAGCGTAAGTCCTCAGCTCTTAGTTATGAGATTGAAGCATTTGATTTAGAGAAAGAATATCCCTACGAAATAATAAGATTCGGTGACATTGTAAGAATTAAGAACCCAGATTATACACCTAGTTTGTATGCAGAAAGTGAAGTAATTGGTTTCACACATGAATTAATATCAGACGAATTAACATGGAACTTTGGCAATATTGTTGAATACAAAGAAGACGATTTACTTAAATACTTCAGAAGTAGAATGGAAGAAATCGAAAAGAAATTAAATAATAACATCAACAATTCTAATACGATCATCACAGATAGAATTGAAGAAGAAATTGAAAGATTACAAAGAACTATCCATAGAGGTGCCACACCACCACCAAGCCCAGAAGAAGGCGATTTCTGGTATGACACAACCAATCCAAAAGTCGCAGTGTTACGTGAATTTGTAGACGGTGAATGGCGAAATGCATCAGCACACGACGTTGAACAAATCGGCGGTATGACGAAAGAGGCTATTATTTACAACGAGATTAACGGCACATTTCTTTCTATATCTGTTCAACATGCCAAAGTAACTAATGAAGTATACGAGGTTTTAAATAGCGAATATTTAGTTGACGAGGATATAAGAGATTGGCTTAACAATGAACTAAATATACTTCTTGAAATCTATTCAAATATTTCTTCATCACTAGATAGCATGACGCAAGAAACAGCGACGATAGGGAAATTAATGGATACGCAAGCTATGATTGTTCAATATCGTGGTCAAGCGTATGCACTAAATACAGCGTTGCTTAATGCAAGACAAGCCATTGATGAACGTTTTAAATTACTTCAATCGCAATACACAGATGAAAAATACAACGAGGCAATGCAAAAGGTTGCAGACGTAATTGGTGGTACTTATGACGCAGAAACGGGTCAATTGATAGCTGATATACCAAGTAAAGAAACGCTTGAAGAAATGCGCGTGACAATCGAAAGTGCAATGAATAACATGTCGCAAGAGAACGAAGCAAAGTTACAAGAATTGCAAAATGGTATTACACAAACGAATCAACGTATTACCAGCACAGAAGAACAATTAAGTGCAGGTATTACGTCGGTAACTAAGAAAGTTGACGGAATGCAAGTTGGTGGCAGGAATTTGTTACAGTCCTTTACTGAGAAAGACAGAAACAATATTAACCCTAATATAAGAAGCACTCAATCTTTTGATTTCACTGGTTGGGCTACTGAATTATATAGTGCCAATTATCTTAAAAACGTCTTAAAAGAAGGAAAAACTTATACACTTTCTTTTGAATTAGAAATAACAGCGTTAGCCACATCTGAAATGACATATAGTAAAAGTCATGGAATGTTATTCCATATAGTTGGCGGTAGTCGTAGTAACTTTATTAATACTCGACAAAGTTTAGAACGTGAAATCGGTAATAAAATGATAGTAAAACATACTTTTACTATCAACACATTATACGACTATAGGTTACTTGCATATACCGGTAGATATACAGCAGACGGAACGGCTAACGGTTTACCTGTAACATACAACAAAGTCAGAATTACTAATTTAAAACTTGAAGAAGGTAACATAGCAACAGCATGGACGCCCGCACCAGAAGATAGCGACAAGCAATTATCCGATATTAAGACATCTGTTCAAACACAATCAGCAGACATCAAAGTATTAAAAGACGGCATCTTATTAAAAGCTGATAGCACAGAAGTTACTAAGATATACGATAACTATTTAACGCCATTGCAAACGCAAGTAAACCAACAAAAAGCTACGCTTGATATCTTACCTAGTCAGATAGCCGCCAAAGTGTCGCAGTCGCAATATACAGCGGATATGAACAATGTAGTGGGTAGATTGAATACAGCAGATTCTGAACGTACTCAATTAGGTAATGAAATAAGAGATAGAGTGACATTGAATGAGTATCAGACGACAAAAGATAAAATAAATAATCTAAAAGTCGGAGGAAAAAATTTAGTTCTGGATAGCTATGGGAAGTATACAAATCATACGACTTATGGAAAATTTTATGATTTGTCAGAAGATTGGATAGTAGGAGAAACTTATACCGTAACAATTAAAGGTCAACCTAATACCAATCACTTTTTTGGTGTATATACAGATGACGGATATGCGCATTTGTGCAATTTAGAATATAATCAAAAATTAGATTTATGGATAGGTACAGGTGTTGCGAAAGCGTCTACTCGAAATAAACCTAAACAAGTAAGTATATATGACATGCCGAAAGACGGTAACTACAACGCTACAATTCAGTGGATACAAGTCGAAAAAGGTACGATATATACAGATTATAATAAAGCGCCAGAAGATACAGCAGAACGTCTTAAAACAATGGAAACAGGCATTGAACAAAATGGTATAGACATATCCTTAAGAGCCAAAGAAACAGACTTGAACAAGACAAAACAAACGCTATCTAAAATTGCAGCCGAAATTTTAGTGAACACGACAACAGGCGTGACATTAAAGTATGACGAAAATGGTACGGTTAGTGATGTTACAGTTGGACCAAGCGGCGTTAAACTGAATACGAATGTGTTTGAGATAAACGACGGGGACGTTATCGTTAAAAACGGTGTCACAACAATTAAGGACGCTTATATAGATAAACTATTCTCTAAACAAGCGACTATCAATTATTTAAACAGTGTTGATATTACCGCAAAACGTATTGAGGCGAAAGACAATAAAGCGTCAGTAAATATTGAAAATGGCACTATAACTATGACTAGAGCAGATGGTCATAAACTTGATATGGGTATCAATGGTATTGAGATGTTAAACCCCGATGGGTCTAAACGTTTTAGTATGGATAGATTATTGGTTACAAGTGCAGCATTAGGAACATCTAATTCCAATGTGTATTTAGCAGCTCAACAAGGCTTTGAAGTTCGAGCAGTTGACATTACACAAATACCAAGTGACGGTGCATGGGATAGTTATCGCTATGTACCCATTAGAGCAGATAGTTTTATAGGTAATAAGGTTATGACTAATGGAGGTACTAATCTTTACTTGGGCAGTGATGCAGAAGTACGTGTGACATCTCGTGGTGGATATAATGGTACAGATACGATTTATAGAGATGTTAGAGCATTAGGTTTTTATGGTAATTATTTAGATTCAAACTATGTCACAGCGGGCCAAAATATTTATATTCGACCTGACAGAGGCTCAGAGGTGAGGTTTACTGTTAGAGGTACGACAGATAGCTATGTTGATATAAGAGGTGGTACGGGTTGGCTAGCATCAGTATCTCATCGAGATTCAAACGCTCGCTTTTATATCGGAAGTGATAATGGCGTTAGAATCACTGGACGTTCTCTATATAATGGTGGGGATATTATTTGGCGCGACTTAGCTGCCAATGGACTATATGCAAATTTCTTGGAAATCAATCCGAATACAAACGCCTCTAATTTATATTTAAGAGCGAATAACGAAGTCCGTATTACAAAGCGGAATTCCACTAATTCATATATACCTATTAGAGCAGCAAGTGCAACGTGGACGTCCTCTGAACGTTATAAATATGATATTGAGAATTGGGATATAGATGTATTAGAACATTTGGTTGATCGAGTGCAATTATATAGTTATAAGCTATATTCAGAAATGGAAGAAGACAGTCAACGAGTTAGGCATGGTGTTGTCTTAGAAAGAGAAACGCCAGACGAATGGAAAAACGGAGACGGTGTCGATTCTTATGAAATGACGGCATGGTGTCTTAAAGCTATACAAGAATTAACTAAAAAAGTCCGTGCATTAGAAACGGAATTGGAGGCAAAATTATGA
- a CDS encoding phage tail family protein: MRNDYLSPGGIKSHDEIVNELVRFFNYDGEVELRFKSKSWYWKARFDGPIEIPKNPKEFIRFSIKVILTDPFKYSSNEYENTAISDEVAIHNKGTAATPVIIEARALKDSTSYMIAKGQNGVAEDYFMIGKSEDANKVNKDEEPFLFNDEFHTGIGNWAYVAANTSFGNKLDGGDANGGRFGVSELKESIYPSNYGTASTTNWHGAAIYKSLGKSLGDFRVKFKVLVRYHADTGPGKGFTYIVDENNRTLFSIGYVNTSTSRNFGQIIAYAYNEHSEAQRIYARETPFKYLKIDNMHVFMTLERKGNEIYIETCKYDYGKDKGRRKPLDKDSKTFKDSGNFYQRKARIAQMYVGKSVKYEKRMYVNLLGFSIQELLPKQSDVTPIVIRQGDLIVIDTGQNLVTLNDESALKMKDFGSNYFNVDSGLSELIIEPAGKFDTKVIWRDRYH, from the coding sequence GTGAGAAATGATTATTTATCGCCTGGTGGAATAAAAAGTCATGATGAGATAGTAAATGAATTAGTGAGATTTTTTAATTATGACGGTGAAGTTGAATTAAGATTTAAGTCGAAATCATGGTACTGGAAAGCAAGATTTGACGGCCCTATAGAAATCCCAAAAAATCCTAAAGAGTTTATTAGGTTTTCTATAAAAGTTATTTTAACAGATCCATTTAAATACTCATCTAATGAATATGAAAACACAGCTATATCAGATGAAGTTGCAATTCATAATAAAGGTACCGCAGCTACACCAGTCATAATTGAAGCAAGAGCATTGAAAGACAGTACATCTTATATGATTGCTAAAGGTCAAAATGGAGTAGCAGAAGATTATTTTATGATTGGTAAATCAGAAGATGCGAATAAAGTTAACAAAGATGAAGAACCGTTTTTATTCAATGATGAATTTCATACAGGTATAGGTAATTGGGCTTATGTTGCAGCAAATACTTCATTTGGTAATAAGTTAGATGGTGGAGATGCGAACGGGGGAAGATTCGGGGTTTCAGAATTGAAAGAGAGTATATATCCTTCAAATTATGGGACCGCAAGTACAACTAATTGGCATGGTGCAGCAATTTATAAATCACTTGGTAAAAGTTTAGGAGATTTTAGAGTGAAGTTCAAAGTACTTGTGAGATATCATGCAGATACAGGTCCTGGTAAAGGTTTTACCTATATAGTTGATGAGAATAATAGAACGTTATTCAGTATCGGTTATGTCAATACATCAACTAGTCGTAACTTCGGTCAGATTATCGCATATGCATATAATGAACATAGTGAGGCACAACGTATTTATGCTAGAGAAACGCCATTTAAATATTTAAAAATAGATAATATGCATGTCTTTATGACATTAGAACGTAAAGGCAATGAGATATACATTGAAACGTGTAAATATGATTATGGTAAAGATAAAGGTCGACGAAAACCACTCGATAAAGATTCAAAGACTTTTAAGGACAGTGGTAACTTTTATCAACGCAAGGCAAGAATAGCACAAATGTATGTTGGAAAGTCTGTTAAATATGAAAAAAGAATGTATGTAAATTTATTAGGGTTCTCTATTCAGGAATTGTTACCAAAACAATCAGACGTAACACCAATCGTGATTAGGCAAGGAGATCTGATTGTAATAGATACTGGACAAAATCTCGTTACATTAAATGATGAGAGTGCTTTGAAAATGAAAGATTTTGGATCTAATTATTTTAATGTAGATAGTGGTTTGTCGGAATTAATAATTGAACCTGCTGGAAAGTTTGATACAAAAGTAATCTGGCGTGATAGATACCATTAA
- a CDS encoding phage tail tape measure protein, which yields MPSPIGNMVIKVDLDGSGFNKGVTGLNRQMRMVSKEMSANLSKFSRYDNSLEKSKVKVDGLSKRQQVQSRITKELRQNYEKLSSETGENSAKTQAAASKYNEAAAKLNQYDHELEEAKKHIKSLQDHQRALNTTLGKLGNNFSKFGPHLKTMGDGMKNVGRSMSMYVTAPIVGGFSAAVKASIDYESAFAGVRKTVNGSEKDYKKLSDGIIKMSKNLPVAATDIAEVGEMAGQLGIKKSNILDFSKTIIDLGESTNLTREQAATEFARFANIVDMPQKSFSRLGSSIVALGNNMATTESEIMSMSMRIAAQGKLVGMTESDITGLAATMSSLGIEAEAGGTAMTTVLKKIDKAVGAGGKELKAFADASGISSAEFKKQWEEDPVKALDTFIGGLAKSKKEGANLSEMLADLGIKGIRESDTILRMANNHKLLGKAVQISGKGWKENKALSNEANQRYKTMASQLKILKNNVVAFGISLGNAIAPIVVKLAKGLTGVLKSMSNMSSGMKITIAVVGSLAAAIGPVVFIFGSFISVIGSAMTTLGPLLIGISKAGGVMAFLSGKVATLVKLFPMLGPAISFAGGPLLWIVGGLTALGIAFTVAYKKSETFRNIVNKAVSGVMNVFKAAKIALQGFFQLFKGNGQDGIITLSKIFPPNVVVGITSFADKIKNTFIQVVNAIKGFASQVGGQLTSFWNQNGAQITEAVQNIANVISTVFKFIWGNIIRPIMTLIWNLMKIIWPGIKWLVVSVWGNIKGVISGALNVIMGTIKIFSGLFTGDFRKMWEGIKQIFSGGWKAIVSIFKNSLGFIYRSASSVFTKTFKFTQNIFTLMRKTVNKILEAMRNGIKHIVQSIYTNIKSAFTKSFNSTKNIFSKLRDFAVRLWRKLRDSISNLSTKLYVNVKNSFTRLYDKSANIFRKLRNYLSDIWTKIRKNTIDKVVSLYRSVKNQFERLFSSSKSINQKLRDFMSNIWRGIKDKTTRMARNIKDAVLGSFRSMRDKLKGIVGKIKDHIGGMVKGVKKGLNKLIDGVNAVATKIGMDKFKHIKLSTGTVKHNHALSDSQGRLKQHTRAIVGDKGPGNGPGGFRHEMIEYPNGRLAMTPKTDTEVILPKGSRVHNGTATYNYLNTPQFSTGTLPRFSLGSWLDDKKKDAGKYAGKKMAQANNAGKQIINGTKDTAKALKKGFDKAIGDVWDFASNPGKLVDKVMSHFGVDFGSLPELPRKMMAGMYKKLKEGVKDLFGGWLEDSGGGDGSSFTKYAITTPYSPNKAVAGYGFNGGRHYGIDYATPVGTTLTAPTSGTVSKLHNHGGGLVAKLLSGKFTQFFMHLSSILKTGRVKQGDKFAKTGNSGAWTTGPHLHYQVEKGHSADITNRNTVDPAKFLSGKGGGKQAPSQWRSTIQRAARRMKVNLSSKEVNGIIAQIQRESGGDASVTQGNIGDINNLRGTPAQGLLQYVPSTFKAYAMKGHGNIKSGYDQLLAFFNNSNWRRNLPYGKSGWGPTGSRRFATGGKVWNGLYHLAEEGYPEWIVPTDPSRSNDAWKIIALAANDLEKNSPKSKRPNNLPNPSTGSGSSNSNLEKKFDMLLSLVSKLVSTNEEIANKDYEHVIDKYSLENEVFKLIEKYERIKKRKGRYNPAT from the coding sequence ATGCCAAGTCCTATTGGAAATATGGTCATAAAAGTTGATTTAGACGGTTCAGGCTTTAATAAAGGTGTAACAGGTTTAAATCGGCAAATGAGAATGGTCAGTAAAGAAATGTCTGCGAATTTATCTAAATTTAGTAGATATGATAATTCTTTAGAAAAATCAAAAGTTAAAGTTGATGGATTAAGTAAACGTCAACAAGTACAGTCAAGAATTACTAAAGAATTACGTCAAAACTATGAAAAACTAAGTTCTGAAACAGGAGAAAACAGTGCAAAAACACAAGCTGCAGCATCTAAATATAATGAAGCAGCAGCTAAGTTAAATCAATACGATCATGAATTAGAAGAAGCTAAAAAACATATTAAATCTTTACAAGACCATCAAAGAGCCTTAAATACTACTCTTGGTAAATTAGGGAATAACTTTTCTAAATTTGGACCTCATTTAAAAACGATGGGAGATGGAATGAAAAACGTCGGTAGGTCAATGAGTATGTATGTTACAGCCCCTATTGTAGGTGGTTTTAGTGCTGCAGTTAAAGCTTCTATTGATTATGAAAGTGCTTTTGCAGGCGTTCGAAAAACAGTAAATGGTAGTGAAAAAGACTACAAAAAACTATCCGACGGAATTATCAAAATGTCTAAAAACCTACCTGTTGCAGCTACGGATATTGCTGAAGTAGGAGAAATGGCCGGTCAATTAGGTATCAAGAAAAGTAATATATTAGATTTTTCTAAAACAATAATTGATTTAGGTGAGTCAACGAACTTAACAAGAGAACAAGCAGCAACTGAGTTTGCTAGATTTGCCAATATCGTTGATATGCCACAAAAATCATTTAGTAGATTAGGTTCAAGTATCGTCGCTTTGGGTAACAATATGGCAACTACAGAATCAGAAATTATGAGTATGTCCATGAGAATAGCTGCACAAGGTAAGTTAGTAGGCATGACAGAATCAGATATAACAGGTCTTGCAGCGACAATGTCTTCTTTAGGTATTGAAGCAGAAGCAGGTGGTACTGCTATGACAACTGTGCTTAAGAAGATTGACAAAGCAGTTGGTGCAGGCGGAAAAGAATTAAAAGCATTTGCTGATGCTAGTGGAATTTCGTCAGCTGAGTTCAAGAAACAATGGGAAGAAGACCCGGTAAAAGCATTAGATACATTTATTGGTGGATTGGCCAAATCTAAAAAAGAAGGAGCCAATCTTTCTGAGATGTTAGCTGATTTAGGTATCAAAGGTATTAGAGAATCAGATACCATTTTAAGAATGGCTAATAATCACAAATTATTGGGGAAAGCTGTACAAATCTCTGGTAAGGGTTGGAAAGAAAATAAAGCTTTATCAAACGAAGCAAATCAAAGATATAAAACAATGGCATCTCAATTAAAAATATTGAAAAACAATGTCGTTGCTTTTGGTATTTCGCTAGGAAATGCTATCGCGCCAATCGTTGTAAAGTTAGCTAAGGGACTAACAGGCGTTTTAAAAAGTATGTCTAACATGTCAAGTGGTATGAAGATAACAATAGCTGTTGTTGGTTCGTTAGCTGCTGCAATTGGACCGGTGGTGTTTATATTTGGTTCGTTTATTAGTGTGATTGGTAGTGCAATGACAACATTAGGACCATTGTTAATTGGTATTAGTAAAGCTGGTGGAGTTATGGCATTTCTATCTGGAAAAGTAGCTACATTAGTCAAGCTATTTCCTATGCTTGGTCCTGCAATAAGTTTTGCAGGCGGTCCGTTATTATGGATTGTCGGTGGATTAACAGCCTTAGGCATCGCATTCACTGTCGCTTATAAGAAGTCGGAAACATTTAGAAATATTGTAAATAAAGCTGTTTCAGGTGTAATGAATGTTTTTAAAGCAGCAAAGATTGCACTTCAAGGTTTCTTCCAATTATTCAAAGGAAATGGACAAGATGGAATCATTACTCTATCTAAAATATTTCCACCGAATGTAGTAGTCGGAATAACATCCTTTGCAGATAAAATAAAAAATACATTCATTCAAGTTGTGAATGCAATAAAAGGTTTTGCTAGTCAAGTTGGTGGCCAATTAACTAGTTTTTGGAATCAAAACGGTGCTCAAATTACTGAAGCAGTCCAAAATATAGCGAATGTTATATCAACTGTTTTCAAATTTATTTGGGGTAACATAATACGTCCGATCATGACTTTGATTTGGAACCTCATGAAAATTATTTGGCCAGGTATTAAATGGCTAGTAGTCTCAGTTTGGGGTAATATTAAAGGCGTTATTTCAGGCGCATTAAATGTAATTATGGGTACAATCAAAATTTTCTCTGGATTATTTACTGGAGACTTCCGAAAAATGTGGGAGGGCATCAAACAAATCTTTAGTGGTGGATGGAAGGCTATAGTTAGTATATTTAAAAACTCATTAGGTTTCATTTACCGTTCAGCATCTAGTGTTTTCACAAAGACTTTTAAATTTACACAAAATATTTTTACTCTCATGAGAAAGACCGTAAACAAAATTTTAGAAGCCATGAGAAATGGAATTAAACATATTGTTCAATCAATATACACAAATATTAAAAGTGCTTTTACTAAATCGTTCAATTCTACAAAAAATATATTTAGTAAATTAAGAGATTTTGCAGTGCGTTTATGGAGAAAGTTAAGAGATTCAATTTCTAATTTATCTACAAAATTGTACGTCAATGTAAAAAATAGTTTTACTAGACTGTATGATAAATCAGCCAATATATTTAGAAAGTTACGTAATTATTTAAGCGATATATGGACAAAAATTCGAAAAAATACAATAGATAAAGTGGTCTCTTTATATAGAAGTGTTAAAAATCAGTTTGAACGTCTATTTTCAAGTAGTAAGAGTATTAATCAAAAGTTGAGAGATTTCATGTCTAATATTTGGCGTGGAATAAAAGATAAAACGACAAGAATGGCAAGAAATATTAAAGATGCTGTGCTTGGAAGTTTTAGATCAATGAGGGATAAATTAAAAGGTATAGTAGGGAAAATTAAAGATCATATAGGTGGTATGGTCAAAGGTGTTAAAAAAGGTTTAAACAAATTAATTGATGGTGTCAATGCAGTAGCGACCAAAATTGGTATGGATAAATTCAAACATATTAAATTATCTACTGGTACTGTAAAACATAATCATGCTTTATCCGATAGTCAGGGTCGTTTGAAACAACATACGAGAGCCATAGTTGGCGATAAAGGACCAGGCAATGGGCCAGGTGGATTTAGACATGAAATGATTGAGTATCCGAATGGACGCCTAGCAATGACACCTAAAACAGACACAGAGGTTATTTTGCCAAAAGGCTCAAGAGTTCATAACGGAACAGCAACTTATAATTATTTGAATACGCCACAGTTTAGCACGGGTACATTACCAAGGTTTAGTCTAGGTAGTTGGCTTGATGATAAGAAAAAAGATGCAGGTAAATATGCTGGTAAGAAAATGGCTCAAGCAAATAATGCAGGTAAGCAAATTATTAATGGTACCAAAGACACTGCTAAAGCTTTGAAAAAAGGATTTGATAAAGCTATAGGTGATGTCTGGGACTTTGCATCCAATCCAGGAAAACTAGTAGATAAGGTCATGTCTCATTTTGGTGTAGATTTCGGTAGTCTACCTGAATTACCTAGAAAAATGATGGCAGGAATGTATAAAAAACTAAAAGAAGGCGTAAAAGATTTATTTGGCGGATGGCTTGAAGATAGTGGTGGTGGAGATGGTAGTTCATTCACGAAGTACGCTATTACAACACCATATAGTCCTAACAAAGCCGTAGCTGGTTATGGATTTAACGGTGGACGACATTATGGAATTGATTATGCAACTCCAGTCGGTACAACACTGACAGCGCCAACTAGCGGTACTGTATCTAAGTTACACAATCATGGTGGTGGCTTAGTTGCTAAGTTATTAAGTGGTAAGTTCACTCAATTCTTTATGCATTTATCTAGCATATTAAAGACAGGTAGAGTTAAACAAGGTGACAAGTTTGCGAAGACAGGCAACAGTGGTGCATGGACGACAGGTCCTCATTTACATTACCAAGTAGAGAAAGGTCATTCAGCAGATATTACGAACAGAAATACAGTGGATCCTGCTAAATTCTTATCTGGAAAAGGTGGAGGTAAACAAGCACCTTCACAATGGCGTTCTACTATTCAAAGAGCAGCAAGAAGAATGAAAGTAAATTTATCTAGCAAAGAGGTGAATGGTATTATTGCACAAATTCAACGTGAAAGCGGTGGAGATGCAAGTGTAACGCAAGGTAATATTGGAGATATTAATAACTTAAGAGGTACACCTGCACAAGGCTTATTACAATATGTACCTAGTACATTTAAAGCATATGCCATGAAAGGACACGGAAATATTAAATCTGGATATGATCAGTTACTAGCATTTTTTAATAACTCTAACTGGAGAAGGAATTTACCTTACGGAAAATCTGGTTGGGGTCCAACTGGTAGTCGTAGATTTGCTACAGGTGGTAAGGTTTGGAATGGACTATATCATTTAGCTGAAGAAGGTTATCCAGAATGGATTGTACCTACAGACCCAAGCAGAAGTAATGATGCTTGGAAAATAATAGCATTAGCAGCTAATGATTTAGAGAAAAATTCACCGAAAAGTAAGAGACCTAATAATTTACCAAATCCTTCAACTGGTTCAGGTAGTAGTAATTCAAATCTTGAAAAGAAATTTGATATGTTATTAAGTTTGGTTTCTAAATTAGTATCAACTAACGAAGAAATAGCAAATAAAGATTATGAACATGTTATTGATAAGTATTCGCTTGAAAATGAAGTTTTTAAATTGATTGAGAAATACGAACGCATTAAAAAGAGAAAAGGTAGATATAATCCAGCGACTTAA
- a CDS encoding DUF2951 family protein produces the protein MSNEFQRADYDRRIKRLEDNDEKIFSSLDEIKKGQHAQELVNQKLDFTLDALNREREIEKENKKENNKNIRDIKLWVLGLVGTIAGSLIITSIKMLFGI, from the coding sequence ATGAGTAATGAGTTCCAAAGAGCTGATTATGACAGAAGAATTAAACGGCTCGAGGACAATGATGAAAAAATATTTTCTTCTTTAGACGAAATCAAAAAGGGGCAACACGCGCAAGAACTTGTGAATCAAAAGTTAGATTTTACACTAGATGCCTTAAATAGAGAACGTGAAATAGAGAAAGAGAATAAAAAAGAAAATAACAAAAATATAAGAGACATCAAATTGTGGGTTCTAGGCTTAGTAGGTACAATAGCAGGCTCACTCATCATTACATCAATCAAAATGTTATTTGGTATATAA